TCTGCGCCGCTGGCGGCGGTCGGTGGCGCGCTCGAGCCAGTCGAGCCCCAGCACGAGCAGCCACGCGAGCGCGAAGTAGAGCACCGCCACCATGACGAGCGGGAAGAACGCGTCGAAGGTACGGCTGCGGATGATGTCGCTCGCCTTGGTGAGATCCTGCACCGCGATGTAGCCCACGATCGAGGTCATCTTGACGAGCGAGATGATCTCGCCCTTGTACACCGGCAGGATGCGGCGCACCGTCTGCGGCAGCACGACGTGGAGGAACGTCCCCCACCTGGCGAAGCCCATCGCGACGGCGGCTTCGGTCTGTCCCCGGTCGACGCCCTCGACACCGCTCCTGAAGATCTCGGCCGAATAAGCGCCGAAATTGAGCGCGAAGGCGATGACGGCGACGAGCAGCGGGTCGATGTCGATGTCGGCGAACGCGACATAGAAGATGAGCATCAGCAGGACGAGCAGCGGGGTGCCGCGGACGACGCCGATGAAGGCGCGCGCCGGCACGCAGATGAAACGCTGCTTCGACATACGCATCCAGCAGACCAGCGCCCCGAGCAGCGTGCCGAAGAGCGTCGCGAAGACCGAGATGATCACCGTCGCCTTGAGCCCGTCCCACAACAGGAGGTAGCGCTGCTCGTGGATGACGTTGTTCCGGAAGCTCGCCGCCGCGCGCGCGAGGAACGATGCGGGCGGGCTCGCGCCGGGCCCGTCGTAGGCCGCGAGCTTCGTCCTGAGGGCGAAGACTCTCGTGCCTTCTTCGTAGTACGGATCGGAGAAGGCGATGTTCCGCCGGCGCTCCTCGGTGATGAAGAGCGCGCTCACGATCATGTCCACCTTGCGGGTCGCGGCGGCTGCGATGAGCCCGCTGAAGTCGATCATGGAGAAGCGGACTTTTCGGCCGAGCGCCGCGCCGAAACGCTCGGCGAGCTCGATCTCGAAGCCGATCAGGCGGCCGTCCTTGACTGCCGCGTAAGGCAGCGTGCCGTCGCTGATGCCGACCACCAGCTCGCGGCCGGTGCCGGCGTTGCGAAGGACCGGCATGTCGGTCACGTTGCCCTCCATCCAGCGCCCGACCATGTCGGCGTGCACGCCGCTCGCTTTCAGCTCCGCGAGGAAGCGGTTGAACTCGGTCCGCAGGGCGTCGTTCTCCCTGGCGAAGCCCACGCCTTCGGGAAAGGAGAACAGGGTTTCTCCGAGCGTGCCGAGCGTATCGTCCTGCCGCAGGATCTCGCGCAGCGCTTCGGCATCGCTCAACGCGGCGTCGACCTTGCCGGTCTTCACCGCGAGCAGGAGGTCGGCGGGCGAGCTGTACTGGAGGAGCGTCGCGCGCGGCCAGGTCTTCCGGACGTAGTCGACGTGGGCCGAGCCGAGCAGCGCGCCGACGCGCTTGTCCTTTAGGTCGTCGACGTGCGCAAGCTTGGCCGGCGCCGCCGCCGGCGCAGCGCCCGCCGCGAGCGCGAGCAGCGCCGCCAGCAGCACGAGCGATGTCGAAAAGCCGCTCAGATCCTCTCCGGTCAGCGGCCCGGCCTGAACACCGCGAGGCACTTGGGTGCATTGAACGTCATCGTCTCGACCCAGTCGACGATCTGCGATTTGTAATCGAGCTCGTGCATCGCACCGGCGAGGCAGGTCCAGTTGAGCACCTCCTGCTGGCCGGCGTCTTCCATGCGGGCGAGCGGCGTATCGCGCCACGCGAGATATTTGCCGGCGCGAAGGTGGTCGAGCATCACGCGGTCGGCTTCGAGATCGGGGTACATGAAGTAGTGCTTCTCGGTGAGAAAGCCGTGCGACCAGCTCGACGAGGCCATGAGCACGACGCGCCACGGGCTGTCTTTCAGCACGCGCGCGGTCGCCTGCCCCATCTCGAAGCAGCGCTTGGGCGACGGGGACGGCGGATCGGGCTCGTCGGAAAAGCGCGCGCCGCCGCCGCGATTGCGAATGACCGAGCTTCCGTAGCAATTCACCGCGACCGGCACGACCGGGACGTCGAAACCTTTACGGTCGAGGTCGAGATAGAGCAGCGTGTTCGCGAAGGCGTGTCCCAGGCCGTCCTCGTGCAGCGGCTTGTAGGCATACGACATGTCGATGCCTTCCTCGAGCAGCCGTCGCGCGAGATAGCGTCCGGCCTTGTGGTGACCGGGCTGGATGAACGTCTTGTCGGCGGGCTCGTCCCAGATATTGGGCTTCCCGCGCAGGCGCTTGTACGGCTGGTACTTGAGCTCTTCGTACGCGAGCACGCAGAACGGCGGGATGATGTCCTCGCGGAAGTTCTCGTACTGGTCGTCGCCCCACATCACGATGAAGTCGGGACGGAACGCGTCGATCTCCTCGCGGATCTTGCGGAAGGCGCTCAGCACGCGCGCGCGGTGCGCCTTGTGCGAGGTGACGCCTTCGTCGTCGCCCCACTCGGCGCGCATCGGCTCCGGCCAGTTCGCCGGATCGCGCATACGCTCCGGGATGCGCGGATCGGTGTGCAGCATGCGCGCGAGCGGCCAGGCCTTGTGTTCGTCCGGGACCATCCCCGGCGGATAGTGCGTTGCACCGATGCCCAGGATCTCTGCCATGGCGACCTCCCGCGTGTGGGGCAGGACATCATAGCGCCCGACGCACCTCTGCGCGTGGTCAAATAGGGCATGAAGTTCAAGCGCATTTCGCCGCAATTCATCGCGGCTCTGGGCAGTCCGGACGCGAGCTCGGGGAGCGGCGCGCAAACGTGGGGTCTGTGGCCCGTCGACCCGGGTCCCAGAGGCGTGCGCCTGCACAGCTTCGAACGGTTGAAGCAGGCCGGCGGACTCGCGCCGGCAGGATGGAAGCTCGACGGGCCGCACTGGTGGGTGGAGGAACACGGCCTGATCATGGAGCCGCCGCTGTTTCCGGTCCCTCCCGGTAAGTACCTGGTCACGGGAGACCGCGACGTGACGGCCGTGCTGACCATACATCCTGCCGACGCTAACGGAGACAGCCGGTGGACGCTCGACGATCATGCGACGCTGCACGACGTGACGCACCTGCCCTGCCGCGCGGCGCGCTACACGCCGATGAGCGATCCCTCGTGCTTTCCGGCCAACATACCGGAGACGGCGTTCCCGGTCGCCCCAGGCGGAGCGATGCCTCCGGTCGAAGGCTGCGAGAAGCAGGACTATGCCGTCGTCGTCGTCATCGGCGTTCCGGAGTAACCCATGCCTGTCACACGAGTGGAGATCGAGGCCCGCGGGCCGCTTGCCGGAGGACGATCGTTCGGCGCGAGCGGCGCTTACGAATACCTCACCGGCGTGCTGCATTTCGCCTCGAACCCGAAGCATCCGGGTAACGCGACGATCTGCGACCTGAACCTCGCGCCGACGAACCGCGACGGGCTCGTCGAGCACCGCGCGCAATTCCATCTGCTGAAGCCGTCGGATCCCGAGCCGCGCGGCCGTGTGCTGATCGACTCGATCAATCGCGGGAACCTCACCGCGGTGCCGACGTTCAACAGCGCGCCGCGCCGCACCGACGGCAATCCGGACATCGACGTCGGCAACGGATTCCTGTTCCGCAACGGTTACAGCGTGCTGTCGATCGGCGTGCAGTGGGATCCGCCGGAGTCGCCCGAGCGCATGCGCGCGTGGTATCCCGAGGCGATCGAGAACGGGCAGCGCGTGCGCGGGCAGAGCTTCGTGCAGTGGTGGCCCAACAAGCGCGTGCAGCACCAGCTTCTCTCGGATGCGGGTCACAAGCCCTACCCGACGGCCGACATCAGCGACACGAACGCAGTGCTCACGGTGCGCGACCATCAGGACGGCGAGCCGACCGTCATCGCGCGCAGGCGCTGGCGCTTCGCCAGGCGGGGCGGCGAAGGCGTCGAGCCGAGCGCCGATCACGTCTGGCTCGAAGGCGGTTTCGAGCCCGGCAAAGTCTACGAGCTCACCTACACCGCGCTCGGTGCGCCGATCGTCGGTCTGGCGTTTCTCGCATATCGAGACGCCGCGAGCTTTCTCAGGCACGGCACGACGGCGGAAGGCAATCCGCTCGCGGGCGCCATCGATTACGCCTACGGCTATGGCCAGAGCATGAACGGCCGCTGGCTGCGCGAGTTTCTCTATTGGGGCCTGAATCGCGACGAAGCGGGCCGCATCGCCTTCGACGGTCTGCTCGCCAACACCGGCAGCTCGCGCCGCGGCGAGTTCAACATCCGTTTCGGTCAGCCCAGCACCAACATCCTGCGTGCGCCGGGGAATACCTATCCTTTCGCGTACGAAGCGACGCCTGACGCAGCGCTCGACGACAACCGCGGTCTCCTCGACCGCTCGCGTGCCGACGGCTCGATGCCAAAATTCATCGCGACCAATTCGGGCATGGAATACTGGTGGAGCGGCGCATCGCTCGGACACACCACGGTCGACGGCCGACGCGATATCGAGCCGCCGCAGGACGTTCGCACCTATTATCTCTCGGGCGCGCAGCACGGACCCGGCGCGCTGCCGCTGTCGAACCGCAATCCCGACGGGTTCCTCGCGAAGCAGCCGTTGAACACGCTGGACTATCGGCCCGCGATGCGCGCAGCGCTCACCGCCCTCGATCTGTGGGTGCGCGAAGGCGTCGTTGCGCCACCCAGCCGCGTGCCGCGGATCGCAGACGGTACCGCGGTGAGCCGCGAGTCGCTGAAGTCTTCGTACACGCGGATCCCCGGCTCGGCGTGGCTTTCTCACCTGCCCATGCGGCTGCGCATGGATTTCGGTCCGCACGCGCGCGCCGGCGTCGTCCGCTATCCGCCGGTGGAAAGCGGCGCCTATCCGACGCTCGTATCGGCGATGGACGAGGACTGCAACGAAGTCGCCGGCGTCCGCTTACCGGACGTCGCGGTGCCGCTCGCGACCTACACCGGATGGAACGTGCGCCACGAAGAGATGGGGCAAGGCGGTCTCATGACTTCGGGCGCGCCGTTGTTCGGCACCACCCTGCCTTTCATGCGCACGCGAGCGGAGCGCGAGGCGAGCGGCGATCCGCGCAAGTCGATCGACGAGCGCTACGCCTCGAAAGAGGATTACCTCGCGCGCGTGCGTGCCGCGGCGCAGACGCTGGTGCGCGACCGCTATCTGCTCGAAGAGGATATCGAGCCCGCGCTCGCCGTCGCCGCGAGGAAGTGGGACGCGTTTCACGGGAGCTAGCCGCGCACTTCCAACACAGGGGAGGCACTGTGAAGCACCTGAAATCGATCGTGGTCCTGGCGGGTCTCGCGCTCGTCCCTTGCGCTCACGGCGCGACCCTGGTGACCGAACGCACACTCTCGCTCGACGGCGCGCTGGAGATCGCGACGGCGGCGCTCGCCGCTTGCCGCCCGCACGGCGTGCCCGTGACGATCACCGTGATCGATCATGCCGCCCGCACGAAGGTCGTGCTGCGGGACGACGGAGCGAACCTGCACAGCAGCGAGCACAGCTTTCGCAAAGCCTATACCGCGCTGACCTACGGGATGCCGTCGGCCGAATACGGCAGCCGCGCCGCGAAGAGCCCCACGAGCGCCGGCCCGCTGCATCTTCCGAACATCACGACCGCGGCCGGCGGCCTGCCGATCAGGGCCGGCAACACGGTCGTCGGCGCGATCGGCATCTCGGGAACGCCGGGCGCCAAGGGCGGCGGAGCGGCGGACGAAAAGTGCGCGCAGGCCGGCATCGACAAGGTCGCGAAGGGGCTGAGCGAGTGACGACCTCGTGCGCGCCCGCTCACTGCTGCGGTATCCCCGCCTCCTTGATCACGCGCGCCCAGCGCGCGATCTCGTTGCGCACGAACTGATCGAACTCCTGCCGCGTCGTCGGCGACGGCGGCATCGAGACATCCTGCATGCGCTTCTCGACCTCCGGCGAGTGCAGCGCGACCTGCATGTCGGCGTTGATCTTGTCGAGGATCGCCGCGGGCGTGCCCGCGGGCGCCATCAGGCCGTACCACGAGGTGACCTCGAAGTTGGGCACCCCGGATTCCTTCATCGTCGGCACGTCCGGCAGCAGCGGCAGACGTTGCGCGCTGGTGACCGCGAGCGCGCGCAGCCGGCCGGACTGCACCGGCCCCGTAGAGAGCGGCCCGTTCGAGATGTTGATCGGCACCTGGCCGCCGATGGTGTCGGTCACCGCCTGGGCGCCGAGCTTGTACGGGATGTAGACGATGTCGAATTTCAGCTGCAGCTTCAGCAACTCGATCGTCAGGTGCGGCGAAGTGCCGGGCAGCGAGGCGGAGTAGCTGAGCTTGCCGGGATGGGCCTTCGCGTAATCGACCATCTGCCGCACCGTCCTGAACGGCGTCGACGGGTGCACCATGATGACGTTGGGCGTCATGCCGATGCGCGTGATCGGCGCGAAGTCGCGCAACTGGTCGTAAGGCATCTTCGCGTAGAGCGACACCGAGATCGCGTTCGACGCGATGTTGGCCTGGAGCAGCGTGTAGCCGTCGGGCGCCGCTTTCGCGACGAACGCGGAGCCCAGCG
This genomic window from Burkholderiales bacterium contains:
- a CDS encoding heme-binding protein, yielding MKHLKSIVVLAGLALVPCAHGATLVTERTLSLDGALEIATAALAACRPHGVPVTITVIDHAARTKVVLRDDGANLHSSEHSFRKAYTALTYGMPSAEYGSRAAKSPTSAGPLHLPNITTAAGGLPIRAGNTVVGAIGISGTPGAKGGGAADEKCAQAGIDKVAKGLSE
- a CDS encoding ABC transporter substrate-binding protein/permease → MPRGVQAGPLTGEDLSGFSTSLVLLAALLALAAGAAPAAAPAKLAHVDDLKDKRVGALLGSAHVDYVRKTWPRATLLQYSSPADLLLAVKTGKVDAALSDAEALREILRQDDTLGTLGETLFSFPEGVGFARENDALRTEFNRFLAELKASGVHADMVGRWMEGNVTDMPVLRNAGTGRELVVGISDGTLPYAAVKDGRLIGFEIELAERFGAALGRKVRFSMIDFSGLIAAAATRKVDMIVSALFITEERRRNIAFSDPYYEEGTRVFALRTKLAAYDGPGASPPASFLARAAASFRNNVIHEQRYLLLWDGLKATVIISVFATLFGTLLGALVCWMRMSKQRFICVPARAFIGVVRGTPLLVLLMLIFYVAFADIDIDPLLVAVIAFALNFGAYSAEIFRSGVEGVDRGQTEAAVAMGFARWGTFLHVVLPQTVRRILPVYKGEIISLVKMTSIVGYIAVQDLTKASDIIRSRTFDAFFPLVMVAVLYFALAWLLVLGLDWLERATDRRQRRRQAAPA
- a CDS encoding tripartite tricarboxylate transporter substrate binding protein; amino-acid sequence: MRGRWQALCGAVAAAAAIHPGGSFAQTYPGKPVRYVIPFDAGSSPDIVGRTIGERLTRLWGQQVVVDNRVGAAGTLGSAFVAKAAPDGYTLLQANIASNAISVSLYAKMPYDQLRDFAPITRIGMTPNVIMVHPSTPFRTVRQMVDYAKAHPGKLSYSASLPGTSPHLTIELLKLQLKFDIVYIPYKLGAQAVTDTIGGQVPINISNGPLSTGPVQSGRLRALAVTSAQRLPLLPDVPTMKESGVPNFEVTSWYGLMAPAGTPAAILDKINADMQVALHSPEVEKRMQDVSMPPSPTTRQEFDQFVRNEIARWARVIKEAGIPQQ
- a CDS encoding alpha/beta hydrolase domain-containing protein; translation: MPVTRVEIEARGPLAGGRSFGASGAYEYLTGVLHFASNPKHPGNATICDLNLAPTNRDGLVEHRAQFHLLKPSDPEPRGRVLIDSINRGNLTAVPTFNSAPRRTDGNPDIDVGNGFLFRNGYSVLSIGVQWDPPESPERMRAWYPEAIENGQRVRGQSFVQWWPNKRVQHQLLSDAGHKPYPTADISDTNAVLTVRDHQDGEPTVIARRRWRFARRGGEGVEPSADHVWLEGGFEPGKVYELTYTALGAPIVGLAFLAYRDAASFLRHGTTAEGNPLAGAIDYAYGYGQSMNGRWLREFLYWGLNRDEAGRIAFDGLLANTGSSRRGEFNIRFGQPSTNILRAPGNTYPFAYEATPDAALDDNRGLLDRSRADGSMPKFIATNSGMEYWWSGASLGHTTVDGRRDIEPPQDVRTYYLSGAQHGPGALPLSNRNPDGFLAKQPLNTLDYRPAMRAALTALDLWVREGVVAPPSRVPRIADGTAVSRESLKSSYTRIPGSAWLSHLPMRLRMDFGPHARAGVVRYPPVESGAYPTLVSAMDEDCNEVAGVRLPDVAVPLATYTGWNVRHEEMGQGGLMTSGAPLFGTTLPFMRTRAEREASGDPRKSIDERYASKEDYLARVRAAAQTLVRDRYLLEEDIEPALAVAARKWDAFHGS